One genomic window of Daphnia pulex isolate KAP4 chromosome 10, ASM2113471v1 includes the following:
- the LOC124206118 gene encoding potassium voltage-gated channel protein Shaker-like isoform X5 — protein sequence MQAFIMVGGSLPKLASHDDDDGLNPNGQFPGVGTFEPIPHDHDFCERVVINVSGLRFETQLRTLNQFPETLLGDPARRIRYFDPLRNEYFFDRNRPCFDAILYYYQSGGRLRRPVNVPLDVFSEEIKFYELGETAISKFREDEGFIKEEERPLPEKEWKRKVWLLFEYPESSQAARVVAIISVVVILLSIVIFCLETLPEFKHYKLFNATNNRTRIEEDEVPDFTDPFFLIETICIVWFTFEIIVRIICCPNQRNFFKDMMNVIDIMAIIPYFITLATVLAEEEDIDDGIQRGPPQERSSNQAMSLAILRVIRLVRVFRIFKLSRHSKGLQILGRTLKASMRELGLLIFFLFIGVILFSSAVYFAEAGSEVSHFKSIPDAFWWAVVTMTTVGYGDMTPVGVWGKIVGSLCAIAGVLTIALPVPVIVSNFNYFYHRETDQEEMQSQNFNHVTSCPYLPGTLGHSRNKRDSLSDSGGSDIMDLEEGLLLETPLTKKQNCSTRYNNNISNTNVFTVETDV from the exons ATGCAGGCTTTTATTATGGTTGGCGG GTCTCTGCCCAAATTGGCAagtcacgacgacgacgatggacTTAACCCAAATGGCCAATTCCCAGGGGTTGGAACCTTTGAGCCCATTCCACATGACCACGATTTTTGTGAACGCGTCGTTATCAAT GTGAGTGGACTAAGATTCGAAACCCAACTTCGTACTCTTAACCAGTTTCCTGAAACACTTTTGGGTGATCCTGCTCGACGGATTCGCTATTTTGATCCACTGAGGAACGAATATTTTTTCGATCGCAACCGGCCTTGTTTCGATGCTATTCTGTATTATTATCAGAGTGGTGGCAGATTGCGGAGACCTGTCAATGTTCCACTTGATGTTTTCTccgaagaaatcaaattctaCGAACTTGGTGAAACAGCCATCAGTAAATTCAG GGAGGACGAAGGCTTCAtcaaagaagaggagagaccACTACcagaaaaagaatggaaaaggAAAGTGTGGTTGCTTTTTGAATATCCGGAAAGTTCACAAGCTGCTCGTGTGGTAGCCATTATCTCCGTAGTGGTCATCCTCCTTTCGATTGTTATATTTTGCCTTGAAACTTTGCCGGAGTTCAAGCATTACAAACTTTTCAACGCCACCAACAATCGGACGCGAATCGAGGAGGACGAAGTGCCCGACTTCACAGACCCTTTCTTTCTCATCGAAACAATCTGCATAGTGTGGTTTACTTTTGAAATCATCGTGCGCATCATATGTTGTCCAAACCaacgaaacttttttaaagatatgATGAATGTTATCGACATAATGGCTATCATTCCTTACTTCATAACGTTGGCCACTGTCCTAGCAGAAGAAGAGGACATTGACGACGGTATTCAACGAGGGCCGCCTCAAGAGAGGAGTAGCAATCAGGCCATGTCATTGGCAATTCTTCGAGTCATCCGACTTGTTCGAGTGTTTCGAATTTTCAAACTCTCTCGCCACTCCAAGGGACTCCAGATTCTAGGTCGCACGCTCAAGGCCTCAATGAGAGAACTaggacttttgatttttttcttatttatag GCGTAATATTATTTTCAAGTGCCGTCTATTTTGCCGAGGCTGGCTCGGAGGTATCCCACTTCAAATCCATCCCGGATGCTTTCTGGTGGGCCGTAGTCACGATGACCACCGTCGGCTATGGTGACATGAC GCCAGTGGGAGTATGGGGGAAAATCGTGGGCTCACTTTGCGCAATTGCTGGTGTGCTTACCATAGCCCTTCCCGTACCTGTGATTGTCTCAaacttcaattatttttaccaCCGAGAGACAGATCAAGAAGAAATGCAATCACAAAACTTCAATCATGTCACCAGCTGTCCTTACCTTCCTGGTACTTTAG GCCATTCGCGTAACAAGAGAGATTCATTATCCGATTCTGGGGGTTCAGATATTATGGACTTGGAGGAAGGCTTGCTGCTAGAGACGCCACTGaccaagaaacaaaactgCAGCACCCGATATAATAACAACATCAGTAACACCAATGTTTTTACAGTTGAGACGGATGTTTGA
- the LOC124206118 gene encoding potassium voltage-gated channel protein Shaker-like isoform X4, which yields MAAAVAGLYGLGDEHARYSRFVSLPKLASHDDDDGLNPNGQFPGVGTFEPIPHDHDFCERVVINVSGLRFETQLRTLNQFPETLLGDPARRIRYFDPLRNEYFFDRNRPCFDAILYYYQSGGRLRRPVNVPLDVFSEEIKFYELGETAISKFREDEGFIKEEERPLPEKEWKRKVWLLFEYPESSQAARVVAIISVVVILLSIVIFCLETLPEFKHYKLFNATNNRTRIEEDEVPDFTDPFFLIETICIVWFTFEIIVRIICCPNQRNFFKDMMNVIDIMAIIPYFITLATVLAEEEDIDDGIQRGPPQERSSNQAMSLAILRVIRLVRVFRIFKLSRHSKGLQILGRTLKASMRELGLLIFFLFIGVILFSSAVYFAEAGSEYSYFKSIPDAFWWAVVTMTTVGYGDMRPVGVWGKIVGSLCAIAGVLTIALPVPVIVSNFNYFYHRETDQEEMQSQNFNHVTSCPYLPGTLGHSRNKRDSLSDSGGSDIMDLEEGLLLETPLTKKQNCSTRYNNNISNTNVFTVETDV from the exons atggctgctgctgtggctggCTTGTACGGATTAGGTGACGAGCATGCACGTTACTCGCGATTTGT GTCTCTGCCCAAATTGGCAagtcacgacgacgacgatggacTTAACCCAAATGGCCAATTCCCAGGGGTTGGAACCTTTGAGCCCATTCCACATGACCACGATTTTTGTGAACGCGTCGTTATCAAT GTGAGTGGACTAAGATTCGAAACCCAACTTCGTACTCTTAACCAGTTTCCTGAAACACTTTTGGGTGATCCTGCTCGACGGATTCGCTATTTTGATCCACTGAGGAACGAATATTTTTTCGATCGCAACCGGCCTTGTTTCGATGCTATTCTGTATTATTATCAGAGTGGTGGCAGATTGCGGAGACCTGTCAATGTTCCACTTGATGTTTTCTccgaagaaatcaaattctaCGAACTTGGTGAAACAGCCATCAGTAAATTCAG GGAGGACGAAGGCTTCAtcaaagaagaggagagaccACTACcagaaaaagaatggaaaaggAAAGTGTGGTTGCTTTTTGAATATCCGGAAAGTTCACAAGCTGCTCGTGTGGTAGCCATTATCTCCGTAGTGGTCATCCTCCTTTCGATTGTTATATTTTGCCTTGAAACTTTGCCGGAGTTCAAGCATTACAAACTTTTCAACGCCACCAACAATCGGACGCGAATCGAGGAGGACGAAGTGCCCGACTTCACAGACCCTTTCTTTCTCATCGAAACAATCTGCATAGTGTGGTTTACTTTTGAAATCATCGTGCGCATCATATGTTGTCCAAACCaacgaaacttttttaaagatatgATGAATGTTATCGACATAATGGCTATCATTCCTTACTTCATAACGTTGGCCACTGTCCTAGCAGAAGAAGAGGACATTGACGACGGTATTCAACGAGGGCCGCCTCAAGAGAGGAGTAGCAATCAGGCCATGTCATTGGCAATTCTTCGAGTCATCCGACTTGTTCGAGTGTTTCGAATTTTCAAACTCTCTCGCCACTCCAAGGGACTCCAGATTCTAGGTCGCACGCTCAAGGCCTCAATGAGAGAACTaggacttttgatttttttcttatttatag GTGTTATATTATTTTCGAGTGCCGTCTACTTTGCTGAGGCGGGCTCGGAATATTCCTACTTCAAATCCATCCCGGACGCATTTTGGTGGGCTGTGGTTACCATGACCACCGTCGGTTACGGGGATATGAG GCCAGTGGGAGTATGGGGGAAAATCGTGGGCTCACTTTGCGCAATTGCTGGTGTGCTTACCATAGCCCTTCCCGTACCTGTGATTGTCTCAaacttcaattatttttaccaCCGAGAGACAGATCAAGAAGAAATGCAATCACAAAACTTCAATCATGTCACCAGCTGTCCTTACCTTCCTGGTACTTTAG GCCATTCGCGTAACAAGAGAGATTCATTATCCGATTCTGGGGGTTCAGATATTATGGACTTGGAGGAAGGCTTGCTGCTAGAGACGCCACTGaccaagaaacaaaactgCAGCACCCGATATAATAACAACATCAGTAACACCAATGTTTTTACAGTTGAGACGGATGTTTGA
- the LOC124206118 gene encoding potassium voltage-gated channel protein Shaker-like isoform X3 — MAAAVAGLYGLGDEHARYSRFVSLPKLASHDDDDGLNPNGQFPGVGTFEPIPHDHDFCERVVINVSGLRFETQLRTLNQFPETLLGDPARRIRYFDPLRNEYFFDRNRPCFDAILYYYQSGGRLRRPVNVPLDVFSEEIKFYELGETAISKFREDEGFIKEEERPLPEKEWKRKVWLLFEYPESSQAARVVAIISVVVILLSIVIFCLETLPEFKHYKLFNATNNRTRIEEDEVPDFTDPFFLIETICIVWFTFEIIVRIICCPNQRNFFKDMMNVIDIMAIIPYFITLATVLAEEEDIDDGIQRGPPQERSSNQAMSLAILRVIRLVRVFRIFKLSRHSKGLQILGRTLKASMRELGLLIFFLFIGVILFSSAVYFAEAGSEVSHFKSIPDAFWWAVVTMTTVGYGDMTPVGVWGKIVGSLCAIAGVLTIALPVPVIVSNFNYFYHRETDQEEMQSQNFNHVTSCPYLPGTLGHSRNKRDSLSDSGGSDIMDLEEGLLLETPLTKKQNCSTRYNNNISNTNVFTVETDV; from the exons atggctgctgctgtggctggCTTGTACGGATTAGGTGACGAGCATGCACGTTACTCGCGATTTGT GTCTCTGCCCAAATTGGCAagtcacgacgacgacgatggacTTAACCCAAATGGCCAATTCCCAGGGGTTGGAACCTTTGAGCCCATTCCACATGACCACGATTTTTGTGAACGCGTCGTTATCAAT GTGAGTGGACTAAGATTCGAAACCCAACTTCGTACTCTTAACCAGTTTCCTGAAACACTTTTGGGTGATCCTGCTCGACGGATTCGCTATTTTGATCCACTGAGGAACGAATATTTTTTCGATCGCAACCGGCCTTGTTTCGATGCTATTCTGTATTATTATCAGAGTGGTGGCAGATTGCGGAGACCTGTCAATGTTCCACTTGATGTTTTCTccgaagaaatcaaattctaCGAACTTGGTGAAACAGCCATCAGTAAATTCAG GGAGGACGAAGGCTTCAtcaaagaagaggagagaccACTACcagaaaaagaatggaaaaggAAAGTGTGGTTGCTTTTTGAATATCCGGAAAGTTCACAAGCTGCTCGTGTGGTAGCCATTATCTCCGTAGTGGTCATCCTCCTTTCGATTGTTATATTTTGCCTTGAAACTTTGCCGGAGTTCAAGCATTACAAACTTTTCAACGCCACCAACAATCGGACGCGAATCGAGGAGGACGAAGTGCCCGACTTCACAGACCCTTTCTTTCTCATCGAAACAATCTGCATAGTGTGGTTTACTTTTGAAATCATCGTGCGCATCATATGTTGTCCAAACCaacgaaacttttttaaagatatgATGAATGTTATCGACATAATGGCTATCATTCCTTACTTCATAACGTTGGCCACTGTCCTAGCAGAAGAAGAGGACATTGACGACGGTATTCAACGAGGGCCGCCTCAAGAGAGGAGTAGCAATCAGGCCATGTCATTGGCAATTCTTCGAGTCATCCGACTTGTTCGAGTGTTTCGAATTTTCAAACTCTCTCGCCACTCCAAGGGACTCCAGATTCTAGGTCGCACGCTCAAGGCCTCAATGAGAGAACTaggacttttgatttttttcttatttatag GCGTAATATTATTTTCAAGTGCCGTCTATTTTGCCGAGGCTGGCTCGGAGGTATCCCACTTCAAATCCATCCCGGATGCTTTCTGGTGGGCCGTAGTCACGATGACCACCGTCGGCTATGGTGACATGAC GCCAGTGGGAGTATGGGGGAAAATCGTGGGCTCACTTTGCGCAATTGCTGGTGTGCTTACCATAGCCCTTCCCGTACCTGTGATTGTCTCAaacttcaattatttttaccaCCGAGAGACAGATCAAGAAGAAATGCAATCACAAAACTTCAATCATGTCACCAGCTGTCCTTACCTTCCTGGTACTTTAG GCCATTCGCGTAACAAGAGAGATTCATTATCCGATTCTGGGGGTTCAGATATTATGGACTTGGAGGAAGGCTTGCTGCTAGAGACGCCACTGaccaagaaacaaaactgCAGCACCCGATATAATAACAACATCAGTAACACCAATGTTTTTACAGTTGAGACGGATGTTTGA
- the LOC124206118 gene encoding potassium voltage-gated channel protein Shaker-like isoform X2, which produces MWQSGGMGGSAQGAKVPTSENPITKMLAGLICRRASERSLPKLASHDDDDGLNPNGQFPGVGTFEPIPHDHDFCERVVINVSGLRFETQLRTLNQFPETLLGDPARRIRYFDPLRNEYFFDRNRPCFDAILYYYQSGGRLRRPVNVPLDVFSEEIKFYELGETAISKFREDEGFIKEEERPLPEKEWKRKVWLLFEYPESSQAARVVAIISVVVILLSIVIFCLETLPEFKHYKLFNATNNRTRIEEDEVPDFTDPFFLIETICIVWFTFEIIVRIICCPNQRNFFKDMMNVIDIMAIIPYFITLATVLAEEEDIDDGIQRGPPQERSSNQAMSLAILRVIRLVRVFRIFKLSRHSKGLQILGRTLKASMRELGLLIFFLFIGVILFSSAVYFAEAGSEYSYFKSIPDAFWWAVVTMTTVGYGDMRPVGVWGKIVGSLCAIAGVLTIALPVPVIVSNFNYFYHRETDQEEMQSQNFNHVTSCPYLPGTLGHSRNKRDSLSDSGGSDIMDLEEGLLLETPLTKKQNCSTRYNNNISNTNVFTVETDV; this is translated from the exons GTCTCTGCCCAAATTGGCAagtcacgacgacgacgatggacTTAACCCAAATGGCCAATTCCCAGGGGTTGGAACCTTTGAGCCCATTCCACATGACCACGATTTTTGTGAACGCGTCGTTATCAAT GTGAGTGGACTAAGATTCGAAACCCAACTTCGTACTCTTAACCAGTTTCCTGAAACACTTTTGGGTGATCCTGCTCGACGGATTCGCTATTTTGATCCACTGAGGAACGAATATTTTTTCGATCGCAACCGGCCTTGTTTCGATGCTATTCTGTATTATTATCAGAGTGGTGGCAGATTGCGGAGACCTGTCAATGTTCCACTTGATGTTTTCTccgaagaaatcaaattctaCGAACTTGGTGAAACAGCCATCAGTAAATTCAG GGAGGACGAAGGCTTCAtcaaagaagaggagagaccACTACcagaaaaagaatggaaaaggAAAGTGTGGTTGCTTTTTGAATATCCGGAAAGTTCACAAGCTGCTCGTGTGGTAGCCATTATCTCCGTAGTGGTCATCCTCCTTTCGATTGTTATATTTTGCCTTGAAACTTTGCCGGAGTTCAAGCATTACAAACTTTTCAACGCCACCAACAATCGGACGCGAATCGAGGAGGACGAAGTGCCCGACTTCACAGACCCTTTCTTTCTCATCGAAACAATCTGCATAGTGTGGTTTACTTTTGAAATCATCGTGCGCATCATATGTTGTCCAAACCaacgaaacttttttaaagatatgATGAATGTTATCGACATAATGGCTATCATTCCTTACTTCATAACGTTGGCCACTGTCCTAGCAGAAGAAGAGGACATTGACGACGGTATTCAACGAGGGCCGCCTCAAGAGAGGAGTAGCAATCAGGCCATGTCATTGGCAATTCTTCGAGTCATCCGACTTGTTCGAGTGTTTCGAATTTTCAAACTCTCTCGCCACTCCAAGGGACTCCAGATTCTAGGTCGCACGCTCAAGGCCTCAATGAGAGAACTaggacttttgatttttttcttatttatag GTGTTATATTATTTTCGAGTGCCGTCTACTTTGCTGAGGCGGGCTCGGAATATTCCTACTTCAAATCCATCCCGGACGCATTTTGGTGGGCTGTGGTTACCATGACCACCGTCGGTTACGGGGATATGAG GCCAGTGGGAGTATGGGGGAAAATCGTGGGCTCACTTTGCGCAATTGCTGGTGTGCTTACCATAGCCCTTCCCGTACCTGTGATTGTCTCAaacttcaattatttttaccaCCGAGAGACAGATCAAGAAGAAATGCAATCACAAAACTTCAATCATGTCACCAGCTGTCCTTACCTTCCTGGTACTTTAG GCCATTCGCGTAACAAGAGAGATTCATTATCCGATTCTGGGGGTTCAGATATTATGGACTTGGAGGAAGGCTTGCTGCTAGAGACGCCACTGaccaagaaacaaaactgCAGCACCCGATATAATAACAACATCAGTAACACCAATGTTTTTACAGTTGAGACGGATGTTTGA
- the LOC124206118 gene encoding potassium voltage-gated channel protein Shaker-like isoform X1: MWQSGGMGGSAQGAKVPTSENPITKMLAGLICRRASERSLPKLASHDDDDGLNPNGQFPGVGTFEPIPHDHDFCERVVINVSGLRFETQLRTLNQFPETLLGDPARRIRYFDPLRNEYFFDRNRPCFDAILYYYQSGGRLRRPVNVPLDVFSEEIKFYELGETAISKFREDEGFIKEEERPLPEKEWKRKVWLLFEYPESSQAARVVAIISVVVILLSIVIFCLETLPEFKHYKLFNATNNRTRIEEDEVPDFTDPFFLIETICIVWFTFEIIVRIICCPNQRNFFKDMMNVIDIMAIIPYFITLATVLAEEEDIDDGIQRGPPQERSSNQAMSLAILRVIRLVRVFRIFKLSRHSKGLQILGRTLKASMRELGLLIFFLFIGVILFSSAVYFAEAGSEVSHFKSIPDAFWWAVVTMTTVGYGDMTPVGVWGKIVGSLCAIAGVLTIALPVPVIVSNFNYFYHRETDQEEMQSQNFNHVTSCPYLPGTLGHSRNKRDSLSDSGGSDIMDLEEGLLLETPLTKKQNCSTRYNNNISNTNVFTVETDV, translated from the exons GTCTCTGCCCAAATTGGCAagtcacgacgacgacgatggacTTAACCCAAATGGCCAATTCCCAGGGGTTGGAACCTTTGAGCCCATTCCACATGACCACGATTTTTGTGAACGCGTCGTTATCAAT GTGAGTGGACTAAGATTCGAAACCCAACTTCGTACTCTTAACCAGTTTCCTGAAACACTTTTGGGTGATCCTGCTCGACGGATTCGCTATTTTGATCCACTGAGGAACGAATATTTTTTCGATCGCAACCGGCCTTGTTTCGATGCTATTCTGTATTATTATCAGAGTGGTGGCAGATTGCGGAGACCTGTCAATGTTCCACTTGATGTTTTCTccgaagaaatcaaattctaCGAACTTGGTGAAACAGCCATCAGTAAATTCAG GGAGGACGAAGGCTTCAtcaaagaagaggagagaccACTACcagaaaaagaatggaaaaggAAAGTGTGGTTGCTTTTTGAATATCCGGAAAGTTCACAAGCTGCTCGTGTGGTAGCCATTATCTCCGTAGTGGTCATCCTCCTTTCGATTGTTATATTTTGCCTTGAAACTTTGCCGGAGTTCAAGCATTACAAACTTTTCAACGCCACCAACAATCGGACGCGAATCGAGGAGGACGAAGTGCCCGACTTCACAGACCCTTTCTTTCTCATCGAAACAATCTGCATAGTGTGGTTTACTTTTGAAATCATCGTGCGCATCATATGTTGTCCAAACCaacgaaacttttttaaagatatgATGAATGTTATCGACATAATGGCTATCATTCCTTACTTCATAACGTTGGCCACTGTCCTAGCAGAAGAAGAGGACATTGACGACGGTATTCAACGAGGGCCGCCTCAAGAGAGGAGTAGCAATCAGGCCATGTCATTGGCAATTCTTCGAGTCATCCGACTTGTTCGAGTGTTTCGAATTTTCAAACTCTCTCGCCACTCCAAGGGACTCCAGATTCTAGGTCGCACGCTCAAGGCCTCAATGAGAGAACTaggacttttgatttttttcttatttatag GCGTAATATTATTTTCAAGTGCCGTCTATTTTGCCGAGGCTGGCTCGGAGGTATCCCACTTCAAATCCATCCCGGATGCTTTCTGGTGGGCCGTAGTCACGATGACCACCGTCGGCTATGGTGACATGAC GCCAGTGGGAGTATGGGGGAAAATCGTGGGCTCACTTTGCGCAATTGCTGGTGTGCTTACCATAGCCCTTCCCGTACCTGTGATTGTCTCAaacttcaattatttttaccaCCGAGAGACAGATCAAGAAGAAATGCAATCACAAAACTTCAATCATGTCACCAGCTGTCCTTACCTTCCTGGTACTTTAG GCCATTCGCGTAACAAGAGAGATTCATTATCCGATTCTGGGGGTTCAGATATTATGGACTTGGAGGAAGGCTTGCTGCTAGAGACGCCACTGaccaagaaacaaaactgCAGCACCCGATATAATAACAACATCAGTAACACCAATGTTTTTACAGTTGAGACGGATGTTTGA
- the LOC124206118 gene encoding potassium voltage-gated channel protein Shaker-like isoform X6 encodes MGSSWSLPKLASHDDDDGLNPNGQFPGVGTFEPIPHDHDFCERVVINVSGLRFETQLRTLNQFPETLLGDPARRIRYFDPLRNEYFFDRNRPCFDAILYYYQSGGRLRRPVNVPLDVFSEEIKFYELGETAISKFREDEGFIKEEERPLPEKEWKRKVWLLFEYPESSQAARVVAIISVVVILLSIVIFCLETLPEFKHYKLFNATNNRTRIEEDEVPDFTDPFFLIETICIVWFTFEIIVRIICCPNQRNFFKDMMNVIDIMAIIPYFITLATVLAEEEDIDDGIQRGPPQERSSNQAMSLAILRVIRLVRVFRIFKLSRHSKGLQILGRTLKASMRELGLLIFFLFIGVILFSSAVYFAEAGSEVSHFKSIPDAFWWAVVTMTTVGYGDMTPVGVWGKIVGSLCAIAGVLTIALPVPVIVSNFNYFYHRETDQEEMQSQNFNHVTSCPYLPGTLGHSRNKRDSLSDSGGSDIMDLEEGLLLETPLTKKQNCSTRYNNNISNTNVFTVETDV; translated from the exons GTCTCTGCCCAAATTGGCAagtcacgacgacgacgatggacTTAACCCAAATGGCCAATTCCCAGGGGTTGGAACCTTTGAGCCCATTCCACATGACCACGATTTTTGTGAACGCGTCGTTATCAAT GTGAGTGGACTAAGATTCGAAACCCAACTTCGTACTCTTAACCAGTTTCCTGAAACACTTTTGGGTGATCCTGCTCGACGGATTCGCTATTTTGATCCACTGAGGAACGAATATTTTTTCGATCGCAACCGGCCTTGTTTCGATGCTATTCTGTATTATTATCAGAGTGGTGGCAGATTGCGGAGACCTGTCAATGTTCCACTTGATGTTTTCTccgaagaaatcaaattctaCGAACTTGGTGAAACAGCCATCAGTAAATTCAG GGAGGACGAAGGCTTCAtcaaagaagaggagagaccACTACcagaaaaagaatggaaaaggAAAGTGTGGTTGCTTTTTGAATATCCGGAAAGTTCACAAGCTGCTCGTGTGGTAGCCATTATCTCCGTAGTGGTCATCCTCCTTTCGATTGTTATATTTTGCCTTGAAACTTTGCCGGAGTTCAAGCATTACAAACTTTTCAACGCCACCAACAATCGGACGCGAATCGAGGAGGACGAAGTGCCCGACTTCACAGACCCTTTCTTTCTCATCGAAACAATCTGCATAGTGTGGTTTACTTTTGAAATCATCGTGCGCATCATATGTTGTCCAAACCaacgaaacttttttaaagatatgATGAATGTTATCGACATAATGGCTATCATTCCTTACTTCATAACGTTGGCCACTGTCCTAGCAGAAGAAGAGGACATTGACGACGGTATTCAACGAGGGCCGCCTCAAGAGAGGAGTAGCAATCAGGCCATGTCATTGGCAATTCTTCGAGTCATCCGACTTGTTCGAGTGTTTCGAATTTTCAAACTCTCTCGCCACTCCAAGGGACTCCAGATTCTAGGTCGCACGCTCAAGGCCTCAATGAGAGAACTaggacttttgatttttttcttatttatag GCGTAATATTATTTTCAAGTGCCGTCTATTTTGCCGAGGCTGGCTCGGAGGTATCCCACTTCAAATCCATCCCGGATGCTTTCTGGTGGGCCGTAGTCACGATGACCACCGTCGGCTATGGTGACATGAC GCCAGTGGGAGTATGGGGGAAAATCGTGGGCTCACTTTGCGCAATTGCTGGTGTGCTTACCATAGCCCTTCCCGTACCTGTGATTGTCTCAaacttcaattatttttaccaCCGAGAGACAGATCAAGAAGAAATGCAATCACAAAACTTCAATCATGTCACCAGCTGTCCTTACCTTCCTGGTACTTTAG GCCATTCGCGTAACAAGAGAGATTCATTATCCGATTCTGGGGGTTCAGATATTATGGACTTGGAGGAAGGCTTGCTGCTAGAGACGCCACTGaccaagaaacaaaactgCAGCACCCGATATAATAACAACATCAGTAACACCAATGTTTTTACAGTTGAGACGGATGTTTGA
- the LOC124206118 gene encoding potassium voltage-gated channel protein Shaker-like isoform X8 — MWQSGGMGGSAQGAKVPTSENPITKMLAGLICRRASERSLPKLASHDDDDGLNPNGQFPGVGTFEPIPHDHDFCERVVINVSGLRFETQLRTLNQFPETLLGDPARRIRYFDPLRNEYFFDRNRPCFDAILYYYQSGGRLRRPVNVPLDVFSEEIKFYELGETAISKFREDEGFIKEEERPLPEKEWKRKVWLLFEYPESSQAARVVAIISVVVILLSIVIFCLETLPEFKHYKLFNATNNRTRIEEDEVPDFTDPFFLIETICIVWFTFEIIVRIICCPNQRNFFKDMMNVIDIMAIIPYFITLATVLAEEEDIDDGIQRGPPQERSSNQAMSLAILRVIRLVRVFRIFKLSRHSKGLQILGRTLKASMRELGLLIFFLFIGVILFSSAVYFAEAGSEYSYFKSIPDAFWWAVVTMTTVGYGDMRRNIIFKCRLFCRGWLGGIPLQIHPGCFLVGRSHDDHRRLW, encoded by the exons GTCTCTGCCCAAATTGGCAagtcacgacgacgacgatggacTTAACCCAAATGGCCAATTCCCAGGGGTTGGAACCTTTGAGCCCATTCCACATGACCACGATTTTTGTGAACGCGTCGTTATCAAT GTGAGTGGACTAAGATTCGAAACCCAACTTCGTACTCTTAACCAGTTTCCTGAAACACTTTTGGGTGATCCTGCTCGACGGATTCGCTATTTTGATCCACTGAGGAACGAATATTTTTTCGATCGCAACCGGCCTTGTTTCGATGCTATTCTGTATTATTATCAGAGTGGTGGCAGATTGCGGAGACCTGTCAATGTTCCACTTGATGTTTTCTccgaagaaatcaaattctaCGAACTTGGTGAAACAGCCATCAGTAAATTCAG GGAGGACGAAGGCTTCAtcaaagaagaggagagaccACTACcagaaaaagaatggaaaaggAAAGTGTGGTTGCTTTTTGAATATCCGGAAAGTTCACAAGCTGCTCGTGTGGTAGCCATTATCTCCGTAGTGGTCATCCTCCTTTCGATTGTTATATTTTGCCTTGAAACTTTGCCGGAGTTCAAGCATTACAAACTTTTCAACGCCACCAACAATCGGACGCGAATCGAGGAGGACGAAGTGCCCGACTTCACAGACCCTTTCTTTCTCATCGAAACAATCTGCATAGTGTGGTTTACTTTTGAAATCATCGTGCGCATCATATGTTGTCCAAACCaacgaaacttttttaaagatatgATGAATGTTATCGACATAATGGCTATCATTCCTTACTTCATAACGTTGGCCACTGTCCTAGCAGAAGAAGAGGACATTGACGACGGTATTCAACGAGGGCCGCCTCAAGAGAGGAGTAGCAATCAGGCCATGTCATTGGCAATTCTTCGAGTCATCCGACTTGTTCGAGTGTTTCGAATTTTCAAACTCTCTCGCCACTCCAAGGGACTCCAGATTCTAGGTCGCACGCTCAAGGCCTCAATGAGAGAACTaggacttttgatttttttcttatttatag GTGTTATATTATTTTCGAGTGCCGTCTACTTTGCTGAGGCGGGCTCGGAATATTCCTACTTCAAATCCATCCCGGACGCATTTTGGTGGGCTGTGGTTACCATGACCACCGTCGGTTACGGGGATATGAG GCGTAATATTATTTTCAAGTGCCGTCTATTTTGCCGAGGCTGGCTCGGAGGTATCCCACTTCAAATCCATCCCGGATGCTTTCTGGTGGGCCGTAGTCACGATGACCACCGTCGGCTATGGTGA